The following proteins come from a genomic window of Pirellula staleyi DSM 6068:
- a CDS encoding Gfo/Idh/MocA family oxidoreductase codes for MLNVAIVGVGFMGWIHYLAYKKTKGVKLAAICTRDEKKLAGDWTSIKGNFGPPGEMVDVSKLARYRDLDSLLADPKIDVVDLCLPPHMHLEATLKSFAAGKHVFVEKPMALTAAECDKMVAAAKKAGKMLFVGHVLPLLPEYAYARKLIASGKYGKLLGGHFKRVISDPLWLPDFYNPKTVGGPLIDLHVHDAHFIRLLFGMPQSVSTVGRMRGEVAEYISTQFTFADPGLAVTAASGVLNQQGRAFTHGFEIHLEKATLYFDLAVLAGGVLQITPLTLLDNKGNATQVELPAGDPMLMAFEVEIKEVAKCIASETPSAILSGDLARDAIVLCHKQQQSVKSGKSVRV; via the coding sequence CGGGTTCATGGGCTGGATTCACTACCTCGCTTACAAAAAAACGAAGGGAGTGAAGCTCGCCGCAATCTGCACGCGCGACGAGAAAAAACTGGCCGGCGACTGGACCAGCATCAAGGGTAACTTTGGACCCCCCGGGGAAATGGTCGACGTTTCGAAACTCGCCCGCTATCGCGACCTCGATAGCCTGCTGGCCGATCCCAAAATCGATGTCGTCGATCTCTGCTTGCCTCCGCACATGCACCTCGAGGCGACCCTCAAGTCGTTTGCTGCAGGGAAGCATGTGTTTGTCGAGAAGCCGATGGCGCTCACCGCAGCTGAGTGCGACAAGATGGTGGCCGCTGCCAAAAAGGCGGGCAAGATGCTGTTCGTCGGCCATGTGCTGCCGCTGTTGCCCGAATATGCCTATGCCCGCAAGCTGATCGCCAGTGGTAAGTATGGAAAACTGCTCGGCGGGCACTTCAAGCGTGTGATCTCCGATCCGCTGTGGCTTCCCGATTTCTACAATCCCAAGACGGTCGGTGGTCCGCTGATCGATTTGCATGTCCACGATGCCCATTTCATTCGCTTGCTATTTGGCATGCCTCAATCGGTGAGCACCGTGGGGCGGATGCGCGGCGAAGTGGCGGAATACATCAGCACGCAGTTCACGTTTGCCGATCCAGGGCTCGCTGTCACCGCCGCCAGTGGCGTTTTGAATCAGCAGGGACGTGCTTTCACGCATGGCTTCGAGATTCATCTCGAAAAAGCGACCCTCTACTTCGATCTCGCTGTGCTGGCGGGGGGCGTGCTGCAGATCACCCCCCTGACGCTTCTCGACAACAAGGGAAATGCTACGCAGGTCGAACTTCCCGCCGGAGACCCGATGCTGATGGCGTTCGAGGTCGAGATCAAGGAAGTGGCCAAGTGCATCGCCAGCGAAACACCCTCGGCGATCTTGTCGGGCGATCTGGCCCGCGATGCGATTGTGCTTTGCCACAAACAGCAGCAATCGGTGAAAAGTGGCAAGTCGGTGCGGGTGTAG
- a CDS encoding DUF1559 domain-containing protein gives MHHRLSRCVCSSGARSSGDSSSRRAFTLVELLVVIAIIGVLVALLLPAVQAAREAARRSMCLSHLKQLALGLHNYHDMAGKFPPGGLRSNTFGLHVHLLPFIEQQTLYATANFNAGTYTDTTANGQLGRGALGLTKIAIFLCPSSSAQVMMQGGANAVNAPDLINGVSPYTTHYYGNMGPKGTSVTGVAYTLRNVGQGGFSQHGIFECDVSRNFSDIVDGTANTLLLGEISRHDQQYGSRFRNWVRGCDASASDHIASSRNIANSINTLVPAGSSTFNDIAMSSHHPGGANFALCDGSIRFLSQNIDLGTYKAVASRDGAETRTLE, from the coding sequence ATGCATCATCGACTCTCCCGCTGTGTTTGTTCCTCGGGCGCTCGTTCTTCAGGCGACAGTTCCTCTCGCCGCGCGTTCACACTCGTCGAACTGCTGGTCGTGATTGCGATCATCGGTGTACTCGTGGCGCTGCTGCTCCCCGCAGTGCAAGCTGCCCGCGAAGCAGCTCGGCGCTCGATGTGTCTTAGCCACCTGAAGCAGCTCGCACTCGGGCTGCATAACTACCACGACATGGCGGGCAAGTTTCCGCCAGGTGGACTTCGCTCGAACACGTTTGGCCTGCATGTCCATCTGCTGCCGTTCATCGAGCAGCAAACGCTTTATGCCACGGCCAACTTCAATGCCGGAACCTACACCGACACCACTGCCAACGGTCAGCTCGGCCGAGGCGCGCTGGGGCTCACAAAAATTGCCATCTTTTTGTGTCCTAGTTCGTCGGCCCAGGTGATGATGCAAGGTGGAGCCAACGCGGTGAACGCGCCGGACCTGATTAACGGCGTCTCTCCCTATACCACACATTACTACGGCAACATGGGACCCAAAGGGACAAGCGTGACCGGGGTTGCCTACACGCTGCGCAACGTGGGACAAGGTGGTTTTTCGCAGCATGGAATCTTCGAGTGCGATGTGTCGCGAAACTTCAGCGACATTGTGGATGGAACTGCTAACACGCTGCTGCTGGGCGAGATTTCTCGGCACGATCAGCAGTACGGCTCGCGCTTTCGCAACTGGGTGCGCGGCTGCGACGCCAGTGCTAGCGACCATATTGCGTCGTCGCGCAACATCGCCAACAGCATCAACACGCTGGTCCCGGCCGGCAGCAGCACCTTCAACGACATCGCGATGAGCAGCCATCATCCAGGTGGAGCGAATTTCGCGCTCTGCGATGGTTCGATCCGTTTCCTTTCGCAAAACATCGACCTCGGAACCTACAAAGCGGTGGCGAGTCGCGATGGCGCGGAAACACGCACGCTCGAGTAG
- a CDS encoding helix-turn-helix domain-containing protein, whose protein sequence is MKVFTTGQVAKICKVAPRTVSKWFDSGRLKGYRIPGSQDRRIPREYLIKFLKEHGMPLGDLEDEAMAKVLIVAQDQVLIENLKRELPTERSFRVAVAASGFEAGIQAESFHPDCIITDFSIGKVEALQICQNLRKNVDFAETILIALLPDDGSPLTFDRSSINETFKKPFDAKLLAERLRTLIGARKELV, encoded by the coding sequence ATGAAGGTCTTCACTACTGGACAGGTCGCGAAGATCTGTAAAGTGGCCCCGCGCACGGTCAGCAAGTGGTTCGACTCGGGTCGCCTGAAAGGGTACCGGATCCCCGGCTCGCAAGACCGTCGCATCCCGCGCGAGTACTTAATCAAGTTCCTCAAAGAGCATGGTATGCCCTTGGGTGACCTCGAAGACGAGGCCATGGCCAAGGTGCTCATTGTGGCACAAGATCAAGTTTTGATCGAAAATTTGAAGCGTGAATTGCCAACCGAACGATCGTTCCGGGTTGCTGTGGCTGCCAGCGGATTTGAAGCTGGAATTCAAGCCGAAAGCTTCCACCCGGACTGCATCATTACGGATTTTTCTATCGGTAAGGTCGAAGCTCTGCAGATTTGCCAAAATCTGCGTAAGAACGTCGATTTCGCCGAGACGATTCTAATTGCATTGCTGCCAGACGATGGCAGCCCGCTCACGTTCGATCGCTCGAGCATTAATGAGACGTTTAAGAAGCCATTCGACGCGAAACTTCTCGCCGAACGACTTCGCACATTGATCGGTGCACGCAAAGAACTCGTGTAG
- a CDS encoding Gfo/Idh/MocA family oxidoreductase has translation MNRSSGRAQDFSTRSRRKFLGLTGSLLAASTFTQLAADDNSDEPLKVAVIGTGARGCDLLRSLTTIPSIQVTAICDDYAPHLSRASEYAGPQAATYSDYKKLLAEAKPDAVVIAVPLWAHFEVASTCVDAGTNVFVEKTMCYDIDQARQLAKQVDEKKCVFQVGLQRRASPIYKQAVAMVQAGLLGEITAIKAQWHRNNNWRRPVPVPKSDPHWAALEERLNWRLFKNRSRGLMAELGSHQLDVANWILGAAPTSVIASGGIDYWKDGREVHDNVFCIYDYVVPRRETAPEGNGATAADAVPLPRLPSSDIGAQPLNTYRVRVTYSSICNNAYEGASELILGTRGSLFLTTTKGLFYREKLPEDPGWLRPGDKENSAILTAGKTLKLSSSPWAHRGEPLEIDLLEADETRDELISFIDHVRRRDPRTICDVHEGLRDTAVVLMACQSLDSGAVTKYPG, from the coding sequence ATGAACAGGTCATCTGGACGAGCTCAAGATTTTTCGACCCGTTCGCGGCGCAAGTTTCTGGGGCTCACAGGTTCCCTGCTCGCCGCTTCCACCTTCACGCAGCTCGCTGCTGACGACAACAGCGACGAGCCCTTGAAGGTTGCCGTGATTGGCACCGGCGCGCGCGGCTGTGACTTGCTCCGCAGCTTAACGACCATCCCCAGCATTCAGGTGACGGCGATTTGCGACGACTATGCTCCGCACCTGTCGCGCGCGAGTGAATATGCAGGTCCGCAAGCGGCGACCTATAGCGACTACAAAAAACTGCTCGCCGAAGCCAAGCCCGACGCCGTCGTGATTGCCGTGCCACTTTGGGCGCACTTCGAGGTCGCCAGCACCTGCGTCGACGCCGGAACGAACGTTTTCGTCGAGAAAACGATGTGCTACGACATCGATCAGGCCCGCCAACTCGCCAAACAAGTCGACGAAAAGAAGTGCGTGTTTCAAGTCGGTCTGCAGCGCCGCGCGAGTCCGATTTACAAGCAAGCAGTGGCGATGGTGCAGGCTGGTTTGCTCGGCGAAATCACCGCGATTAAAGCGCAGTGGCATCGCAACAACAACTGGCGTCGACCTGTGCCGGTCCCCAAATCCGATCCGCATTGGGCTGCTCTCGAAGAGCGGCTGAACTGGCGGCTCTTCAAGAACCGTAGCCGCGGACTGATGGCCGAACTGGGGAGCCATCAACTTGACGTCGCGAACTGGATTCTCGGAGCAGCGCCGACCAGCGTGATCGCCTCGGGGGGGATCGACTACTGGAAGGATGGCCGCGAAGTTCACGACAACGTCTTCTGCATCTACGACTATGTCGTGCCGCGCCGCGAAACAGCTCCCGAGGGAAACGGTGCCACCGCCGCTGACGCTGTCCCCCTGCCACGTTTACCCTCGAGCGACATCGGCGCTCAGCCGCTGAACACCTACCGCGTTCGGGTCACCTATTCTTCCATTTGCAACAATGCCTACGAAGGGGCATCGGAGCTGATCCTGGGAACGCGCGGATCGCTCTTTCTGACGACTACGAAGGGACTCTTCTACCGCGAAAAGCTCCCCGAAGATCCGGGCTGGCTACGGCCGGGTGACAAAGAAAATAGCGCGATTTTGACCGCCGGAAAAACCTTGAAATTGTCGAGCAGTCCCTGGGCTCATCGAGGAGAGCCGCTCGAAATCGACCTGCTCGAAGCCGACGAAACGCGCGACGAGCTGATTTCGTTCATCGACCACGTTCGCCGCCGCGATCCACGCACGATTTGCGATGTGCACGAAGGGCTGCGCGATACGGCCGTCGTGCTGATGGCGTGCCAGTCGCTCGATTCCGGCGCGGTCACCAAGTATCCCGGCTAG